Genomic DNA from Desulfonema ishimotonii:
TCACCACGGCGCGGAAGAACATCCGGCGGCTCGGCCTGTCGGAGCACATCTACTTCAGAGAGGGGACTGCCGCCCATCTGCCCTTTGCCGGCAATTCCTTTGACATCGTGGTCAGCACCGGCTCTCTGCACCACTGGAAAGAACCGGTCAGGGGGTTGAACGAGGTGTACCGCGTACTCTGCCCCGGAGGATACGCTCTGATATACGATCTGGTGAGTGACACGTAAAAAAAGCAGCCCGTGAATTCGGAGGCTTCAGGATGCTGCTCATGTGGCTCCACGCTTTTGAAGAGCCGTTCTACAGTTGCGGGGGGCTGAGAGCATTGCCCGGCCCGA
This window encodes:
- a CDS encoding class I SAM-dependent methyltransferase gives rise to the protein MADDILTCRARGRLLDIGTGPGWLLVKLHEKSSDLRLTGLDISAPMITTARKNIRRLGLSEHIYFREGTAAHLPFAGNSFDIVVSTGSLHHWKEPVRGLNEVYRVLCPGGYALIYDLVSDT